The nucleotide window GTTTCGATCATCACTGTTTATATCCAGAAGTCAAATCCGAACCTTCGTGGGGAACGTTCACGAAGAGGCGCGGGCCGCGCAACAAACGCCTTTTATCATACAGAATCCCCCCTGCGGGTTATTTTGGTGTCCACATTACGGTGTTAAGTTAGTAGACGACACGCCCGAAGTCCTCAAAAAATTACAAACCGCCTTGAGCAAATAAAGGACGATGCATCTCTATACGGAGGTACTTATGGTTTGTGAATCACCGGCTACTGATCCGGTAAGTAGTACTTCTCAAGCAAATGTTTTTAATGGCAGAGACGAAGCAATTTCCGAGTCTCAATTGACGTCGTTTACCGCAGAACTATCGCGACAGACAGGCCTTGCATTTCCCAACTATGAATCCTTGCACGCTTTTTCGGTGCGAAACTACCGCGCCTTCTGGAAATGCTTTGTAAACTGGTTGCCTGGATTCGAAATGATCGAGGGAACGACCGCTATATGCGTAGGTGACGAATGCGAGACTGCGTACTTCTTCCCAGATCTCAAGCTCAACTACGCCGATAAGTTGCTCGATCTAAGCGTCGCAAGCGCAGGCGAGCCCGCAGTAACCGCTTGTTTTGCCGACGGCACGCGTTGGGCCCTGACACGCGGTGAACTCAGAGATCGGGTTGCCCGCCTTGCTCAGGCCCTTTCGGACTTGGGCATAGTAGAGGGCGACTGCGTGGTCGCAGTCATGCGCAACGATGTGATGGCCGTAATCGCAGCGCTATCTGTCGCTGCCATCGGTGCCACGCTCGCAACGTCCTCGACGGAGATGGGCAGCCCGGCACTCCTTGAGCGTTTTTCACAACTCTCGCCTCGGCTGCTCATTGCCCATACGGCAACGCGACCGTTCGATAACGGCGTCCCTGTCGCAACGAAATTAACCGAACTCGCTGCAAAGTTACCAACGCTGGTTGGCGTAATTGGCCTTGATGACGAGTGCTTACTGCTTGACACGGCTTTACCCAGTTTTTCGGCCCGTGCGCTGATGGAGCGTGTCGACGCTTCGGTTTTTGTGTGGAAACGTTTCGCGTTTAACCATCCGCTTTTCATCCTGTTTTCGTCGGGAACGACCGGTAAGCCTAAATGCATCGTCCATGGAGCGGGAGGCACCCTACTCGAACATTTGAAGGAACACCGCCTTCATTGCGATCTCCGAGCCGGCGAGCGCATGTACTTTCATACAAGCTGCGCCTGGATGATGTGGAACTGGCAACTGTCTGCACTTGCGTCGGGAACTGAAGTCATCACTTTTGACGGCTCCATCGCAACGGTGGACATCCTGTGGCGTCTCGTCGCCGATCTGCGAGTAACGGTTTTCGGCACCAGCCCCACCTATTTAAAAATGTGCGAGCAAGCGGGGCTTGTTCCTTCTGAACGCTTCGACTTGAGCCACTTGCGCACCATCTTGTCGACGGGCGCGGTCCTATATGACTCGCAATTCTTCTGGGTTCGAGACAATGTCAAATCACTACCCTTGTGTTCGATCTCAGGTGGGACCGATATTTTAGGATGCTTCGTTCTAGGCAACCCGAACCTTCCAATAATTGCCGGGGAATCCCAATCGAAGAGTCTCGCCCTAGGGGTTCAGTCGTGGACTAATGGTCACGAAGCAGACGGTGTAGGTCAACTGGTCTGCATCAATCCGTTTCCCTCCCGTCCCCTTGGATTCGTCGACGATCCATCGGGCGCTAGGTTCCACTCTGCTTATTTTGGGGCCAACCCCGGGGTGTGGACACAGGGAGATTTCATCGAGATGACGCCGGCGGGGGGCGCACGTCTACATGGCCGTACCGACGGCGTGCTGAACGTCCGCGGCGTCAATGTGGGTCCTGCCGAGATATACCGCGTGCTTGACAAGATTACCGCCATCCGTGAAGCACTGGCGGTTCAGTTGGACGTGGAGCGGCGCGATGGCCCGATCGACGATTCTGCTTCCCGCTTCTCGGATCAGCGGATCGTTCTGTTGATCACATTGCGCGAGGGGGAAGTATTAACCGGCGAATTGCGCAAACAAATTCGAACCAATCTAGCACGCGGTGCGTCTATCGCGCACGTGCCTGATATCATCCTTGCAGTCGCGGCATTGCCCACCACGCATAGCGGCAAGCTGTCAGAGATCGCTGCGCGCGAGGCCATTAACGGCTTGGCGGTAACGAACGCAGCTGCGCTCCGTAATCCGCACTGCCTTCAGGCGATTAAAGAGGCTATAAATCAATATCAGACAGAACCTGTCGTGCCAAGCAGTTGTGTCTCACTTGAAAATGTGGAAGCGTATCTGCAAACAGTATGGGAGCGCGTCTTCGGCTTTGCGCCGATCGCAACCGACGACAATTTCTTTGAGCTCGGCGGCGATTCGCTGTTGGCTGTGAGTATGCTGGCAGACCTCGCAGAGACGACCGGCCACGATCTGCCTCTTTCGACGCTTTCCTCGGCACCTACTATTGCCGCGCTCGGCGCACTGCTAAGAGCCGATTCGCCTGGAATCTTATCGCCGGTCCTCGTGCTGCTTCGCTCTGGAGTGGGTAACCCGATTTTCATTGTGCACGGTGCGTCCGGGACGGTAATGGGTTGTTGGACGCTTGCGCAGGCGCTACATACATCACGCCCCGTCTACGGGCTGCAAGCGCTCGGGCTCGACGGCCTGCAAAATCCGCAGCAACGCATAGAACACATGGCGGCGACGTACATAGAAGCGATGCGTAGTGTGCAGCGAGCCGGTCCCTATGCATTAGCGGGTTACTCGTTGGGTGGCCTCG belongs to Burkholderia sp. PAMC 26561 and includes:
- a CDS encoding acetoacetate--CoA ligase → MHLYTEVLMVCESPATDPVSSTSQANVFNGRDEAISESQLTSFTAELSRQTGLAFPNYESLHAFSVRNYRAFWKCFVNWLPGFEMIEGTTAICVGDECETAYFFPDLKLNYADKLLDLSVASAGEPAVTACFADGTRWALTRGELRDRVARLAQALSDLGIVEGDCVVAVMRNDVMAVIAALSVAAIGATLATSSTEMGSPALLERFSQLSPRLLIAHTATRPFDNGVPVATKLTELAAKLPTLVGVIGLDDECLLLDTALPSFSARALMERVDASVFVWKRFAFNHPLFILFSSGTTGKPKCIVHGAGGTLLEHLKEHRLHCDLRAGERMYFHTSCAWMMWNWQLSALASGTEVITFDGSIATVDILWRLVADLRVTVFGTSPTYLKMCEQAGLVPSERFDLSHLRTILSTGAVLYDSQFFWVRDNVKSLPLCSISGGTDILGCFVLGNPNLPIIAGESQSKSLALGVQSWTNGHEADGVGQLVCINPFPSRPLGFVDDPSGARFHSAYFGANPGVWTQGDFIEMTPAGGARLHGRTDGVLNVRGVNVGPAEIYRVLDKITAIREALAVQLDVERRDGPIDDSASRFSDQRIVLLITLREGEVLTGELRKQIRTNLARGASIAHVPDIILAVAALPTTHSGKLSEIAAREAINGLAVTNAAALRNPHCLQAIKEAINQYQTEPVVPSSCVSLENVEAYLQTVWERVFGFAPIATDDNFFELGGDSLLAVSMLADLAETTGHDLPLSTLSSAPTIAALGALLRADSPGILSPVLVLLRSGVGNPIFIVHGASGTVMGCWTLAQALHTSRPVYGLQALGLDGLQNPQQRIEHMAATYIEAMRSVQRAGPYALAGYSLGGLVAIEIAQQLHRVGELIELLCLLDTYVHERRLPWVAWAEFQLGYARRQYGALRDLSSSQKIAYLRDKWTAAADRVRLRLGHPARRTDPAVAGLDVPPVLMRVRESMRLAMSVYRPLRYNGGPIIYVRAQRFEDRGDPLPVWRRVAACGLTIIRVQGSHTEMMSAPHVHEVAMALGSLAAISSD